Proteins encoded in a region of the Mucilaginibacter sabulilitoris genome:
- a CDS encoding four helix bundle protein — protein MQKFKELILWQEAHQLTLKIYEASKKFPKEEIFGVTSQPRRAATSISCNIAEGCGRHTAKDFANFLQISLGSTNETDYLTILAKDLNYLSENDFNILQEKINKVRAMNINLIEKVRNK, from the coding sequence ATGCAAAAATTTAAGGAGCTGATTTTATGGCAAGAAGCTCATCAGCTTACTCTTAAAATTTATGAAGCGTCTAAAAAGTTTCCAAAAGAAGAAATATTTGGTGTTACCTCTCAGCCACGAAGGGCTGCCACATCCATATCTTGCAATATAGCCGAAGGCTGCGGCAGACATACGGCCAAAGACTTTGCAAACTTTCTTCAAATTTCACTAGGATCTACTAACGAAACAGATTATCTAACCATATTAGCGAAAGATCTAAACTACCTTTCAGAAAACGACTTTAACATTCTACAGGAGAAGATCAACAAGGTGAGAGCGATGAATATAAATCTAATAGAAAAAGTAAGAAATAAATAA
- a CDS encoding nucleoside deaminase: protein MRYISFEDEPAISPDDFFMGEALKEARYALEEDEIPIGAIVVYGGKIIGRGHNLTERLSDVSAHAEMQALTAAANSMGGKYLPGCTLYVTMEPCVMCAGASYWFQVSRIVFGAYDTKLGFGRLNQKITHPKTVITGGIREVECSELVKNFFKSKRRP, encoded by the coding sequence ATGAGATATATCAGTTTCGAGGATGAACCCGCCATTTCGCCCGACGATTTTTTTATGGGCGAAGCCTTAAAGGAGGCCCGCTACGCACTTGAAGAAGACGAGATACCCATTGGTGCTATTGTGGTGTATGGAGGTAAAATTATTGGCCGGGGGCACAACCTAACAGAGCGGTTGAGCGACGTATCGGCCCATGCCGAAATGCAGGCTTTAACCGCCGCGGCCAACTCCATGGGGGGTAAATATTTACCGGGCTGTACTTTATATGTAACTATGGAACCCTGTGTAATGTGCGCCGGGGCATCGTACTGGTTCCAGGTGAGCAGAATTGTGTTTGGCGCTTATGATACCAAACTGGGTTTTGGCAGGCTTAACCAAAAAATAACCCACCCTAAAACAGTAATTACCGGTGGCATCCGTGAAGTGGAATGCTCAGAATTGGTGAAGAACTTTTTCAAGAGTAAAAGGAGGCCGTAA
- a CDS encoding ligase-associated DNA damage response DEXH box helicase: protein MTSKGQQVIRQWYRQKNWQQFPFQQEMETTYLSGYSGLLNAPTGSGKTFALFLPFLADFINKHPDTYTTQKNNGLLMLWITPLRALTNDIRKAMQEACDEIGLPWNIATRTGDTPAAEKAALKRKLPEVLLTTPESLHLMLAQKEYPKLFNQLQVVVIDEWHELLGTKRGVQVELGLSKLKNLTPALSFGEGVEKQEEKIPLPFGKGWGGVRIWGISATIGNLEQAAEVLLGNDFPPERIKMVRANLDKKLDIRSIIPDNVENYSWAGHIGLKLLPEVMEIVARSKTTLIFTNTRSQSEIWYHAILDNYPEYAGIMAMHHGSLDNELRNWVEQALHAEALKLVVCTSSLDLGVDFRPVDTVVQVGSPKGVARFMQRAGRSGHHPGAVSRAYFVPTHSLELLEGAALKAAIKRGIFESRDPMLLTMDVLIQYMVTLAVSDGFRADELFKEVKSTYAFADITRNEFGQLLDFITSGGKTLAQYDEFLKVEVENGLYKVNSRRVAMRHRLSIGTITSELSIRVKWLSGGSLGTIEESFVSKLKPGNTFWFAGRSLEFIRVKEMTAYVKKSNSTKGIIPSWNGGRMPLSSQLAAVFRDKLDEVAHGIEKDEEVIALKPLFDLQQQLSHLPQSHEFLIESFKSREGHHLLFYPFEGRLVHEGMASLLAYRISKIKPASFSIAMNDYGFELLTDEDIPIEQALEDASFFSIDNLLDDIQHSLNANEMARRRFRDIAHIGGLVFTGYPGQQVKNKHLQASTSLLFEVFSEYEPDNLLVRQAYNEALAFQLEEFRLRAALQRIATQNIILKVIERPTPFAFPIMVDSLGRERLTTETLEERIAKMARSYGAEGVAADDKRRNRKPGIVRKKGF from the coding sequence ATGACATCCAAAGGTCAACAGGTTATACGGCAGTGGTACAGGCAAAAAAACTGGCAGCAGTTCCCTTTTCAGCAGGAAATGGAGACTACTTACCTTTCCGGCTATTCGGGTTTGCTCAATGCCCCTACCGGCAGCGGTAAAACTTTTGCATTGTTTCTCCCCTTTCTGGCCGATTTTATCAATAAACACCCGGATACTTATACCACGCAAAAAAACAATGGCCTGCTCATGCTGTGGATAACCCCATTGCGTGCGCTCACAAACGACATCCGCAAAGCCATGCAGGAAGCCTGCGATGAGATTGGCCTGCCCTGGAACATTGCCACACGAACCGGCGATACCCCTGCAGCAGAAAAAGCCGCCCTCAAAAGAAAGCTGCCCGAAGTATTACTCACCACCCCCGAAAGCCTGCACCTGATGCTTGCCCAAAAAGAATATCCTAAATTATTCAATCAACTGCAGGTAGTGGTAATTGATGAATGGCATGAGCTTTTAGGTACAAAGAGAGGTGTGCAGGTGGAGCTGGGGTTGTCGAAACTTAAAAACCTCACCCCAGCCCTCTCCTTTGGAGAGGGAGTTGAAAAGCAAGAGGAAAAAATCCCCCTCCCCTTCGGGAAGGGCTGGGGTGGGGTTCGCATCTGGGGCATCAGCGCTACCATAGGTAATCTCGAACAAGCCGCGGAAGTATTGCTGGGTAACGATTTCCCGCCCGAACGTATAAAAATGGTGCGCGCTAATCTTGATAAAAAACTGGATATCAGATCAATCATTCCGGACAATGTAGAGAATTACTCCTGGGCCGGGCATATCGGTTTAAAACTGCTGCCAGAGGTAATGGAAATTGTGGCCCGCAGCAAAACCACGCTCATATTTACCAATACCCGCTCACAATCCGAAATATGGTATCATGCCATATTAGATAATTACCCGGAGTATGCCGGCATCATGGCCATGCACCACGGCTCGCTGGATAATGAGCTCCGCAACTGGGTAGAGCAAGCCCTGCATGCCGAAGCGTTGAAACTGGTGGTATGCACCTCGAGCCTAGATCTTGGCGTCGATTTTCGCCCGGTAGATACGGTGGTGCAGGTAGGCAGCCCTAAAGGTGTGGCCCGCTTTATGCAGCGGGCTGGCCGGAGCGGTCACCACCCGGGTGCGGTATCAAGGGCGTATTTCGTACCCACACACTCGTTAGAATTATTAGAGGGGGCGGCGCTGAAAGCGGCAATAAAAAGGGGGATTTTTGAAAGCCGTGACCCCATGCTGCTTACTATGGATGTGCTGATCCAGTATATGGTTACACTGGCGGTATCAGACGGGTTTAGGGCCGATGAATTGTTTAAAGAAGTAAAAAGCACCTATGCCTTTGCCGATATTACCCGTAATGAGTTTGGTCAGCTGCTTGATTTTATAACCAGCGGAGGCAAAACGCTGGCACAGTATGATGAATTTTTGAAAGTAGAGGTAGAAAACGGTCTGTACAAAGTGAACAGCCGCCGGGTGGCTATGCGCCATCGCCTCAGCATTGGCACCATTACCAGCGAGCTTAGCATCCGAGTAAAATGGCTGAGCGGCGGCAGTCTGGGCACAATTGAAGAATCTTTTGTATCCAAATTAAAACCGGGCAACACTTTTTGGTTTGCGGGGCGCAGTCTGGAGTTTATCAGGGTAAAAGAGATGACTGCTTATGTGAAAAAATCAAATTCCACCAAAGGCATTATCCCCAGTTGGAACGGCGGTCGTATGCCGCTGTCATCGCAACTGGCCGCCGTGTTCAGGGATAAACTTGATGAGGTGGCGCATGGTATTGAAAAGGATGAGGAAGTTATAGCGCTTAAGCCATTATTTGATTTACAGCAGCAACTTTCGCACTTGCCGCAAAGCCATGAGTTTTTGATCGAGTCATTTAAATCGCGCGAAGGGCACCACCTGCTGTTCTATCCTTTTGAGGGGCGGCTTGTGCATGAAGGCATGGCGTCGTTACTGGCATATCGTATCAGCAAAATAAAACCGGCCAGCTTTTCCATCGCTATGAACGATTATGGTTTTGAACTGCTTACCGACGAAGATATACCCATTGAACAGGCACTGGAAGATGCCAGTTTTTTTTCGATAGATAACCTGCTCGATGATATACAGCATAGCCTGAATGCCAATGAAATGGCACGCCGCAGGTTCAGAGATATAGCCCACATCGGCGGACTGGTATTTACTGGCTATCCCGGGCAACAGGTAAAAAACAAGCACCTGCAGGCATCAACCTCCCTGTTGTTTGAGGTGTTTAGCGAGTATGAACCTGATAACCTGTTGGTGAGGCAGGCTTATAACGAAGCGCTGGCATTTCAGCTGGAAGAGTTCAGGCTGCGGGCCGCCTTGCAACGCATAGCTACACAAAACATTATCCTGAAAGTGATTGAGCGCCCTACACCATTTGCTTTCCCAATTATGGTCGACAGCCTTGGCCGCGAACGGCTTACCACCGAAACACTGGAAGAACGTATAGCCAAAATGGCCCGCAGTTATGGTGCGGAGGGAGTTGCCGCTGATGATAAAAGAAGGAACCGTAAACCAGGAATAGTTAGAAAAAAAGGCTTTTAG
- a CDS encoding acyltransferase family protein, whose protein sequence is MTTQIKSPRLLSLDVMRGATIAAMILVNDPGDWGHIYPPLEHSKWNGCTPTDLVFPFFLFMVGVSVVYAMESKKTTMPHGKMILTALRRTAILIAIPWITQLIFHPEGGLAHLRLPGVLPRIALVYFICTILYLKTSQKTRDWIFAFALIGYFIIMTFIPVPGVGYANLESETNMGAWIDRLVFTTNHLWRESHTWDPEGLLGTIPAVATGLFGIRVGSWLKRKDRDENVKVSWMFTYGVLAVVAGLIWDLFFPINKALWTSSFVLFTGGLATIALSLSYWLIDVQGRKRFTYFFVVFGANAITAYVLSGFIPHYMDMIKIKGASIYQTLFAPYFSPINASLASAIFTVIILWLVMWMFYIKKIFIKI, encoded by the coding sequence ATGACTACGCAAATCAAAAGCCCACGACTCCTCTCCCTCGATGTAATGCGCGGGGCCACCATAGCAGCTATGATCCTGGTAAATGATCCGGGCGATTGGGGACACATTTACCCACCACTTGAACATTCCAAATGGAATGGCTGTACCCCTACCGACCTGGTGTTTCCATTCTTTTTGTTTATGGTTGGCGTATCTGTGGTATATGCTATGGAAAGCAAGAAAACCACCATGCCGCATGGCAAAATGATATTAACCGCGCTGCGCCGTACGGCAATATTGATCGCTATCCCGTGGATTACACAACTGATCTTTCATCCCGAAGGTGGTTTGGCGCACCTGCGTTTGCCGGGTGTATTGCCGCGTATTGCACTGGTTTACTTTATCTGCACCATACTATATTTAAAAACATCCCAAAAAACACGCGACTGGATATTTGCATTCGCTTTAATTGGTTATTTTATTATCATGACCTTTATCCCCGTACCGGGTGTGGGTTATGCCAATCTTGAATCAGAAACCAATATGGGCGCATGGATAGATAGGCTTGTATTTACCACCAACCACCTATGGCGCGAATCGCATACCTGGGATCCGGAAGGTTTGTTAGGGACGATACCTGCTGTGGCTACCGGTTTATTTGGCATACGGGTAGGCAGCTGGCTGAAACGAAAGGACCGCGACGAAAATGTAAAAGTAAGCTGGATGTTCACCTATGGTGTATTAGCTGTAGTGGCTGGTTTAATCTGGGACTTGTTCTTTCCTATTAACAAAGCCTTATGGACAAGTTCATTTGTATTATTCACCGGCGGTCTGGCTACTATTGCACTTTCTCTGAGTTACTGGCTTATTGACGTGCAGGGCCGTAAAAGGTTCACTTATTTCTTTGTGGTGTTTGGCGCTAATGCCATTACTGCTTACGTGCTCTCGGGTTTTATTCCGCATTACATGGACATGATCAAAATCAAAGGCGCTTCCATTTATCAAACCCTGTTCGCACCGTACTTTTCACCTATCAACGCGTCACTGGCAAGCGCCATATTTACGGTGATTATTTTATGGCTGGTGATGTGGATGTTCTACATCAAAAAAATCTTTATCAAAATATAA
- a CDS encoding DUF2059 domain-containing protein: MKLNRIILIALFLFSVAGLKAQTTAPTFTPSHLKAAEQYLVATGINAQFGDITLNMINSSSAQMPEEHRASYVKVMQAFMAKYYTWDVLKDNFAKIYAAEFTEDELKQLTVFYNSPIGKKVSLKTPLLMQKGMAMGQQVVTDHRPELEQMMKDAFQADTATATPKSN; this comes from the coding sequence ATGAAATTAAACCGCATTATCCTTATCGCATTATTTCTTTTCTCAGTTGCCGGCCTTAAAGCCCAGACAACAGCACCCACATTTACGCCATCGCATTTAAAAGCGGCAGAACAATACCTGGTAGCTACGGGCATTAATGCACAATTTGGAGATATTACCCTGAATATGATCAACTCCTCAAGCGCGCAAATGCCCGAAGAACACCGGGCATCTTATGTAAAAGTAATGCAGGCATTTATGGCCAAATATTATACATGGGATGTACTCAAAGATAATTTCGCCAAAATTTATGCTGCCGAATTTACGGAAGATGAGCTTAAACAGTTAACCGTCTTTTACAATTCTCCCATCGGCAAAAAGGTAAGCTTAAAAACACCGCTGCTGATGCAAAAAGGAATGGCCATGGGCCAGCAGGTAGTTACTGATCATCGGCCCGAGCTGGAGCAGATGATGAAAGACGCGTTTCAGGCAGATACTGCCACCGCCACACCTAAAAGCAATTAA
- a CDS encoding tRNA-binding protein yields the protein METITWHDFEKVELRVGTILQVEDFPEARKPAFKVKVDFGEFGIKWSSAQITKHYTKEELPGRQIVAVVNFPKKQIANFMSEFLVTGFADENGDIVLVNIDKPVPNGSKLI from the coding sequence ATGGAAACTATTACCTGGCATGATTTTGAAAAGGTAGAGCTCAGGGTGGGCACTATACTGCAAGTTGAGGATTTCCCCGAGGCCCGCAAACCTGCCTTTAAGGTTAAGGTTGATTTTGGCGAGTTTGGCATTAAATGGTCGAGCGCACAGATCACTAAGCATTATACTAAAGAAGAACTGCCCGGCCGGCAGATTGTGGCAGTGGTCAATTTCCCGAAAAAACAAATCGCTAACTTCATGTCGGAGTTTTTAGTTACCGGTTTTGCCGATGAAAACGGCGACATAGTTTTGGTCAACATTGATAAACCAGTACCTAACGGCAGTAAATTAATATAA
- a CDS encoding zinc-binding dehydrogenase, which translates to MKAIVLEAAGKPLICKEVEKPALAPGEVLVQIKAAALNRRDYWITIGKYAGIKYPIILGSDGAGVVAEVGSDTDQHWINKEVVINPSNNYGQSDNYQGADFKILGLPDDGTFAEYVKTRAEYLHPKPTHLTWEQAAAIPLAGVTAYRALFTKAKAKKGDKVLISGVGAGTGAFALQLAVAAGCHVFVTSGNGEKIERAKHLGAAAGVNYKAQDWAEQLKLMVHGFDIIVDSALGTGFAKFPDLCNPGGRIVIFGGTAGNIPPLDGRKVFWKQLQLLGTTMGTHDDFTAMINFVNQHQIGPIVDEVFCFKDAQKAIDKMADSSQFGKIVLQNL; encoded by the coding sequence ATGAAAGCCATCGTTTTAGAAGCCGCCGGCAAACCATTAATATGTAAGGAAGTTGAAAAACCTGCGCTTGCCCCGGGTGAGGTTTTGGTACAGATCAAAGCTGCCGCTTTAAACCGTCGTGATTACTGGATAACCATTGGAAAGTATGCGGGCATAAAATATCCCATCATATTAGGATCTGACGGTGCAGGCGTAGTTGCAGAGGTTGGCAGCGACACTGATCAACACTGGATTAACAAAGAGGTTGTTATAAACCCCAGCAATAATTATGGCCAAAGTGATAACTACCAGGGGGCCGATTTTAAAATATTGGGCCTACCTGATGACGGTACCTTCGCTGAATATGTAAAAACCCGGGCAGAATATCTGCACCCCAAACCAACTCATTTAACCTGGGAACAGGCTGCCGCCATACCATTGGCTGGCGTAACTGCTTATCGGGCTCTATTTACCAAAGCTAAGGCAAAAAAAGGCGACAAAGTTTTAATATCGGGCGTAGGCGCTGGTACGGGCGCTTTTGCACTGCAATTGGCCGTTGCCGCAGGATGCCATGTTTTTGTAACATCAGGCAATGGCGAAAAAATTGAACGCGCCAAGCATTTGGGCGCCGCAGCGGGTGTAAACTACAAAGCGCAGGACTGGGCCGAGCAATTGAAACTGATGGTTCACGGTTTTGATATTATTGTTGATAGTGCCCTGGGTACAGGCTTTGCCAAATTTCCTGACCTGTGCAATCCCGGAGGGCGTATAGTGATATTTGGCGGAACAGCCGGCAATATCCCCCCGCTTGACGGGCGTAAGGTATTCTGGAAACAATTGCAATTATTAGGTACTACCATGGGCACACATGATGATTTTACGGCCATGATTAATTTTGTGAACCAACACCAGATAGGTCCTATTGTTGATGAGGTATTTTGTTTTAAGGACGCGCAGAAAGCGATTGATAAAATGGCCGATTCCTCACAGTTTGGTAAAATTGTTTTGCAGAACCTGTAA
- a CDS encoding superoxide dismutase, protein MAFTLPALPYATDALEPHIDKLTMEIHHGKHHQAYVTNLNKALEGKPEADGNLDDIIKNISKFPPAVRNNGGGHYNHSLFWTLLSPNGGGEPTGALADAIKSTFGSFADFKTKVSEAGATRFGSGWAWLIVTADKKLAITSTPNQDNPLMDIAEVKGTPILGIDVWEHAYYLKYQNRRPDYLAAIWNVINWNHVAELYAKATA, encoded by the coding sequence ATGGCATTTACACTACCGGCGTTACCTTACGCTACCGATGCTCTGGAACCGCACATTGATAAACTAACTATGGAAATTCACCATGGTAAACATCATCAGGCTTACGTTACCAATTTAAATAAGGCCCTTGAAGGTAAACCTGAAGCTGACGGTAACCTTGACGACATTATTAAAAATATTTCAAAATTCCCGCCTGCGGTACGCAACAATGGCGGTGGTCATTACAACCACTCTTTATTCTGGACATTGCTTTCTCCAAACGGAGGCGGCGAGCCTACAGGCGCTTTGGCAGATGCTATAAAAAGCACTTTCGGGTCATTTGCCGATTTTAAAACCAAAGTATCTGAAGCTGGTGCAACCCGTTTCGGTTCGGGTTGGGCTTGGTTAATTGTTACTGCCGATAAAAAACTGGCTATTACTTCAACTCCTAACCAGGATAATCCGTTAATGGATATCGCCGAGGTAAAAGGTACACCAATTTTAGGTATCGACGTTTGGGAACATGCTTACTATTTGAAGTATCAAAACCGTCGCCCTGATTATTTAGCGGCTATCTGGAACGTGATCAACTGGAACCATGTTGCCGAGCTTTACGCAAAAGCAACTGCTTAA
- a CDS encoding M16 family metallopeptidase → MKLNLKLSAVALALIITSGGAFAQVKKKPAPSSKNKPAATQAKADVLPVDDQVIIGKLPNGLTYYIRKNVEPKNKAELYLVNKAGSVLETDDQQGLAHFTEHMAFNGTRDFPKNAMVDYLQKSGVKFGADLNAYTSFNETVYQLPIPSDTVKIFENGFKILANWAGYVSFDPAEIDKERGVVLEEERLRGKNAQERLQQQILPVLLNNSRYALRLPIGKEDILKNFKPETIKSFYHDWYRPDLQAVIAVGDFDPKRVEELIKQNFSQLQNPAGEKPRVKYTVPATPGTAVKIATDAEFPYTLAEIIVKHPGTTTKTTADYMQQIREQLFNQMLNARLGELLQKPNPPFLYGRSSYGGFLGEQDAFTSIAVAKSGELEGAIKAVVAETERARKFGFTLTELERAKQDALVQIGNAFREKDKTRSVNFVHEYQQHFLTGEAIPGIEYEYNYYVNNINKITLAEMNALAGKFISDQNRVVIVEAPDKEKDKLPAEKTLLQWISTAGQNVTAYVDNVSSDPLLNKLPEGTKVTNEVKDDAIGTTTLTLGNGVKVVLKPTDFRNDQVLINGYAFGGTSLASDDDFTSANLAASIISSSGIAQFNQGQLDKKLAGKNVNVSPYISEFTQGISGSSSPADFETALQLIYLYITQPRKDKDIWQSQIDQTRSLLANRSLEPVNVFQDTVAAVLSNNNFRAMVTTLPRLNAASLDKAFDFYKSRFADASGFTFTLVGNFNVETIKPYLEHYLGGLPSTNSNETFKNLDIHPQTGLVTKTVNKGVGEKSSVQLVFSGQYDYNEANNLQMDALEEVLNIKLIERLREQESGVYAPGVRAGYHKLPSGRYTISVYFGCAPENVDKMINATIEEIGKIKQNGAQPTDIQKFVAKEARSTQEQLKENIFWAGYLTSSVQNKENPDQILSHVSSLEQVTVQSTKDAANKYLSDKNFIKLILMPEKK, encoded by the coding sequence ATGAAATTAAACCTCAAGCTTTCCGCGGTTGCCTTAGCTTTGATTATAACCTCGGGCGGCGCTTTTGCGCAGGTTAAAAAGAAACCCGCACCTTCGTCCAAAAATAAACCTGCCGCAACGCAGGCAAAAGCCGATGTATTACCCGTAGACGATCAGGTGATCATAGGCAAACTGCCCAACGGACTAACTTATTATATCAGGAAAAACGTTGAGCCCAAAAACAAGGCCGAGCTTTACCTCGTAAATAAAGCAGGCTCTGTATTGGAAACTGACGATCAGCAGGGCCTTGCTCACTTTACAGAGCACATGGCCTTCAATGGCACGCGCGATTTCCCAAAAAACGCCATGGTTGATTACCTTCAGAAATCGGGGGTTAAGTTTGGCGCCGATTTGAACGCCTATACCTCGTTTAATGAAACCGTATACCAGCTACCTATCCCTTCTGATACGGTTAAAATTTTTGAGAATGGTTTTAAAATACTTGCCAACTGGGCCGGTTATGTAAGTTTTGACCCTGCCGAAATTGATAAAGAGCGCGGCGTGGTATTAGAAGAGGAACGTTTACGCGGCAAAAACGCGCAGGAACGCTTACAGCAACAAATTTTACCTGTACTGCTGAACAATTCGCGCTATGCTTTGCGTTTGCCAATAGGTAAAGAGGATATCCTGAAAAACTTTAAACCTGAAACTATTAAAAGTTTTTATCACGACTGGTACCGTCCGGATCTGCAGGCCGTTATTGCCGTTGGCGATTTTGACCCTAAACGTGTTGAAGAGCTTATTAAACAGAATTTTTCGCAGTTGCAAAATCCGGCCGGAGAAAAACCTCGTGTAAAATATACCGTTCCGGCTACACCGGGTACGGCAGTTAAGATTGCTACGGATGCAGAGTTCCCTTATACCCTTGCCGAAATTATAGTAAAACACCCCGGAACAACAACCAAAACAACTGCCGATTATATGCAACAAATACGCGAGCAACTATTTAACCAGATGCTTAACGCGCGCCTGGGCGAATTGCTGCAAAAACCTAATCCACCGTTTTTATATGGCCGTTCAAGTTATGGAGGCTTTTTAGGGGAACAGGATGCTTTTACTTCCATTGCAGTTGCTAAATCGGGCGAACTGGAAGGCGCTATAAAAGCTGTAGTTGCGGAAACAGAACGTGCTCGTAAGTTTGGCTTTACACTTACCGAACTGGAACGGGCCAAACAGGACGCGCTGGTACAAATAGGTAACGCCTTCAGGGAAAAAGATAAAACCAGGTCGGTAAATTTTGTACATGAATACCAGCAACACTTTTTAACAGGCGAAGCTATACCGGGTATTGAGTATGAGTACAATTACTATGTTAACAACATTAATAAAATAACATTAGCCGAAATGAATGCCCTCGCGGGTAAATTTATCAGCGACCAAAACAGGGTGGTTATTGTAGAGGCGCCGGATAAAGAAAAGGACAAGTTGCCTGCAGAAAAAACATTATTGCAATGGATAAGCACCGCAGGACAAAATGTTACCGCTTATGTTGATAATGTATCGTCAGATCCCTTGCTGAACAAACTGCCCGAAGGCACCAAGGTTACCAATGAAGTTAAGGATGATGCTATCGGCACCACCACCCTAACCCTGGGCAATGGTGTAAAGGTAGTTTTAAAACCTACCGACTTCAGGAACGACCAGGTATTGATAAACGGCTATGCTTTTGGCGGCACTTCATTAGCCAGCGATGATGATTTTACCTCAGCAAACCTGGCTGCATCTATTATAAGCAGCAGCGGCATTGCCCAGTTTAACCAGGGACAATTGGATAAAAAACTGGCGGGCAAAAATGTGAACGTATCACCTTATATCAGCGAGTTTACACAAGGTATCAGCGGCAGTTCATCGCCTGCCGATTTTGAAACCGCCTTACAGCTTATTTATTTATACATTACCCAACCCCGCAAAGACAAGGATATCTGGCAGTCACAAATTGATCAAACCCGCTCGTTATTAGCTAATCGCAGCCTCGAGCCGGTTAATGTGTTTCAGGATACCGTGGCGGCTGTTTTAAGCAATAACAACTTTAGGGCGATGGTTACTACGCTCCCGCGGTTAAACGCGGCTTCGCTTGATAAGGCTTTTGATTTTTATAAAAGCAGGTTTGCAGATGCCAGCGGCTTTACTTTTACGCTGGTGGGCAACTTTAATGTAGAAACTATCAAACCCTATCTGGAGCATTATTTAGGCGGACTGCCATCAACCAACAGCAACGAAACCTTCAAAAATCTCGACATACATCCGCAAACTGGTTTAGTTACCAAAACGGTTAACAAGGGAGTTGGCGAGAAAAGCAGTGTTCAGCTGGTTTTCAGCGGTCAATATGATTATAACGAGGCCAACAATTTACAAATGGATGCCCTGGAAGAGGTGTTGAACATTAAACTGATTGAGCGCCTGCGTGAACAGGAAAGCGGTGTTTACGCGCCTGGGGTAAGAGCCGGTTATCATAAACTTCCAAGCGGCAGGTACACCATTTCTGTTTATTTTGGATGCGCTCCTGAAAATGTGGATAAAATGATAAACGCTACGATAGAAGAAATTGGCAAGATTAAACAAAACGGCGCCCAACCTACCGATATTCAGAAATTTGTAGCTAAAGAAGCCCGTTCAACCCAGGAACAACTGAAAGAAAATATTTTTTGGGCCGGGTACCTGACTTCTTCCGTACAAAACAAAGAGAATCCTGATCAGATACTGAGCCATGTAAGCAGTCTTGAACAGGTAACCGTGCAAAGCACTAAAGATGCTGCTAACAAATACCTGAGCGATAAAAACTTCATCAAGCTGATACTAATGCCTGAGAAGAAATAA